Part of the Aureitalea marina genome, CACCTGGACCATCACCTGAGACAATTTGGAGTTTAACTCGAGCCTATTCCATGGAACAGCACCCAAAATATCCACCTCCACATCATCAGATTCAAGACCGGGAGAAAATGATCGACCTTATCCGAAATTATCCCCTGGCGGAGTTGGTGACGGCAGACGGGGATGAAGCTTTTGTTACCCATATTCCCATTATATACAATGAAGCTTTAGGTCAGTTGGTAGCGCATATAGATAAGTACAACCCGCAGGTCAGGACACTGCAGGATGGAAAACAAGCTACAGTGGTCTTTAAAGGGCCGGATACCTACATTTCACCGGGCGTTTATAGAAGCGACCAGTTACCCACCTGGAATTACCTCATCGTTCATATCAAAGGGAGAATCACCCTGATCAATGAGCCCGAGCGAGCTAAACAGACCATGATAGACATGACCGCATTCCTGGAAGGAAGTAAACCACGATTTGTACTGGAAATGGACAATCCAAGAATGGCCAGGGCCGTCAACTATATCCAGGCCTTTACCATAGACATGGAGCATTGGGATGGTAAATTCAAATTATCCCAAGACAAACATCCCGCAGATGGACGTGCCGCCAAACAAGAGATGATGGACAATAGTCGGGCGTCCGAGGAGGAATTCATCGAACGAATGTACAAGTAATCACTGAAGCCGTTGCTTCAATTCTTCAAGATCTAAACCACCATAATTACCGGAACTCATCAATAAAACAGCTTTGGGCTGATCCAGTTGGCTGTAGAGGTGTTCTTTAAATTTTTCAGGTTGTGTAAAAACGACCAGATCCTCTCGTTGAAAAGCCTCTCGGATCTGTTCTTCTGTCAGGGGTTGTAGTTTTTTGATAGCCACCGCATGAGGAGAATAAAACACAACGGCCTGATCTGCCACGTTCAGTGCACCGCGATACTCCTTCAAAAAAACAGGATTTAAACTACTGTAAGTATGCAGTTCCAAACAGGCCAATAGATCCCTGTCCTGATATTGTTCTTTCACGGCCTTGGTGGTCGCCTCTACCTTGGAGGGCGAATGTGCAAAGTCCTTGTAGACCACCACAGAAGGAGTTTCGACCAACTTTTCCAAACGCTTGCTGGCACCTTTGAAACTGGCTATGGCTTCATAGAAATCCTGCTGGTCTACCCCCATTAACTGGCAGATCCATCGGGCTCCTTCCAGATTATTCAGATTGTGCTTCCCAAACACCTCAATAGGCATAGGGCCTTCTGGTGTTTCCAACAAGGTCTGATCACCCACTACTCTATACTCCGGGGTTTTGTACGGGTATTTCTTTATCGTATGAGTCGTTTCCTCGACCAAAGTCTTAAGACGCTCGTCTTCCTCGTTGTAGATCAAGGCTCCCCCTGGGGTGATCTTCTCGATAAAGATTCGAAATTGATCCAGGTAATTCTCAAAGCTTGGGAATACATTGATATGATCCCAGGCAATTCCGCTAAGCAAGGCAATATTGGGTTGATACAGATGAAACTTCGGGCGTCTGTCCAATGGTGAAGAGAGATATTCATCGCCCTCCAGGACCATGAAATCATTTCCGTCTGTAAGCTGTACCATGGTCTCAAAGCCATCCAGCTGAGCACCCACCATATAATCCACTTCTTTCTCCCAATAATTAAGCACATGTAGTATCATGGAAGTGATGGTGGTCTTACCGTGAGATCCCCCAATGACGACCCTGGTCTTTTCCTTGGATTGTTGATAAAGAAACTCGGGATAAGAGAAAATCGGCAAGCCTAATTCCTGAGCACGTTTTAATTCTGGATTATCTGCTTTCGCATGCATACCAAGGATGACGGCATCTAGTTGAGCGTGAATGCGATCCGGGAACCATCCCATAGCCTCAGGAAGCAATCCGGATCGATCCAAACGTGACCGTGAAGGTTCGAAAATATCGTCATCGCTACCGCTTACCTGATATCCCTTCTGATGTAACGCCAGGGCCAGGTTGTGCATAGCACTTCCCCCAATAGCAATAAAATGAATTTGCATAGACTGATTAAAGCGCTAAGATAATGGCTTTTTCTTGCCGTGCTTCCTTAAAATCCGGTCGATCTTCCAGAGCCTTATCGATCCATTCTAGCGCCTGGTTCTTTTGACCTTTGTTCTTATGGATCTGTGCCAGACGAAAATAAGCCCAATCCTTCGGCACTCCATCCTTAGCCGAATGATTTTCTATATATGCGTGTAGACATTGAATTCCCAAATCACTCTTCAGGTTGTATTGAGCGGCGATCTTCCCGATCTGATAATTCAGCTGATTTCGCTGGTGTATCTCTAGTGATCTGGTAGCATTATTGATGGCCTCGTTGGGACGGTCATTGTTCTCGTAAAAACTAGTCAGTTTCTCATAGGTCAACATGGACCCACCAATATCGATGGCTTTCTTATAGTGATACTCCGCATCTTTTGGCCGATCACTATACTCGGCAATATAACCATGGGATAGGTGTCCGTCTACCGGAGAGATCTTCATCAGCTGGTCTGCGTAGGACTTGGACTTGCGCTCACTTCCCCCGATAATTCCAGGTAATTGCATGTAGAATTCGACCAAGGCCCATCTGACGTCAATATGAGAGCTATCCAGTTCTGCAGCCTTGCCAAAGTGATATTTGATATCCGAAATATATCCCAGGGCCTTGAATTTATTTACCTCCAGCGCCTTCATAGCTAAAGAACCACCGTATTTGTAATGGTAATTGGCGCTTTGATCATTTTCCTCCACCAGAGGACCATACCACTCCAAAGCTCCATCCCAATCCTTTTGGTAAGCGGCGATATCGCCAAGATATTCTCGGGTCTTTGCGTCCTTTGGGTAATTTTTCAAGTGGGATTGAAACAAGGATCCTGCCTCTTCATACTGCGCATCCTCAAAGAGGATCACAGCCCGATCAAAGGGGTTTTGGGCATGCAAAGCAGATGCCATGATCAACATAAAGCAGGTCAAATACCGCATTTGAGTCATACTAATGGGTCTAAAGATAGGGAATATGGCTTTTTCACTCGTTGAGTGCAGAACGTTCACTCAATTGCTTTAGTCTGATGTTGTCGGCTTTTATCATCAATTTAACACCCTCAGGCTTAATCTTCCTTTGGCGGAAAGTCAGCTAACAACTTGGTAATGGTCTCACGATAATAGACTTCCTTCTTCTCCGGAGAAGAATTCGTCTTGAGGTCTGCCGCGATAACCCCTTGCCAGATTAGGGCGTCCTTGCGCACATCGATAATATCCACTGTGAGTAACTGCCTGATTTGGTTTCCACCGACTGGAATGCCTCCGCTTACGCCGTATCCAACATTTCCGCTCCCTCCACCTATTCCAACACCTATGGTGGTATTGGATTCGGTCACATAATCCTCGGTGTAAAAATTGATCAGGAATTCCGGTCGGATGCTTTGGCTCATCCCCCTAGTCTCCAACACGCTGTCTATTGCACGGATCAGGCGACGGTTGTCAAATTCTGTCAGGCCACTGTCTATCTGTGGGTAATAATCATAGCTGTCCAGTTGGCCAAAATCGGCCGCCCTGTCGTAATCTACAACAGCGGCAGAGCCACAAGAGAGCAGGCAAAACGCCCAAAAGATCAGAGATAATAAACGCATAGCTTTTTAAATAAAGATACGAAATGAGGCTATGACCAAGGGAGTCTATTCTTCCCGGTTCAGTAAGACCCAGAGCGAATCTTTGAGTTCAGTCAAACCCTTTTGGGCTACAGACGAAATGAACAGGTAGGGAAGTCCACCGAATGCTCCTTTCAGTTCGGCATCCATTTCTGTTTTCAGTTCCTCATCCAGCATATCGCTCTTAGAAATGGCAATAAGCCGGTCTTTATCCAGCAATTCCGGGTTAAAACGTCGTAATTCGTCAAGCAGTATATCATACTGTTTTTCAATATCCGGAGCGTCCGCCGGAATTAAGAACAGTAATACCGAATTTCTCTCGATATGCCGCAAAAATCGATGTCCGATTCCCTTACCTTCTGCCGCACCTTCTATGATACCCGGTATATCCGCCATAACGAAGGTCTGATAGTCCCGGTGCTTCACTATCCCCAAGTTGGGTTTGAGAGTGGTGAACTCATAATCTGCGATCTTGGGTTTCGCAGCGGTGATCACGGATAGTAAAGTAGACTTTCCGGCATTGGGAAAGCCAACCAATCCGACATCGGCCAGTACTTTCAGCTCGATGGTCACATTGCGTTCCTCTCCGGGCAGGCCCGGTTGGGCATAGCGCGGTGTCTGACGGGTAGCCGATTTGAAATGGTCATTTCCTCGGCCTCCCTTGCCACCCTTCGCCACGATCACTTCCTGGCCATCTTCAGTGAGTTCGGCAATCTTTTCCTGGCTGTCGGAATCCTTAAGAAGGGTGCCAAGCGGTACCTCAATGATAATATCTTCTCCATTAGCACCTGTACTGGTTTGTTTACCGCCTGCACCGCCGTGCCCGGCCTTAAAGTGTCGCTTGAATTTCAAGTGATACAAGGTCCATAGATTCTTGTTGGCCCGAAGAATGATATGCCCTCCCCGGCCACCATCTCCTCCATCCGGCCCACCTTTGGCCACAAATTTCTCTCTACGGAGGTGTGCGCTACCCTGGCCTCCTTTTCCCGAGGTCACATGCACCTTGACATAATCCACAAAATTTCCCTCGGTCATGGGATCTGGTTTCTATTGAAGTGAATCGATCACCCCACTTAGGCGATCTGTAATTTCGGCTATACTACCTACACCGTCTACACCGAAGTACTTGTCCTGTGCCAGGTAGAAGTTCTTTAAAATGGCGGTCTCGTCGTAATAGACCTTGATCCGGTTTCGGATCACAGCCTCATCGGCATCATCTGCTCGGCCAGAGGTCTTTCCTCGCTCTAAGAGTCTTTCAACCAAGACCTGGTCCTCTACCTCTAAAGCGATCATTGCCGTAATCTCGCTCTTCTTGGAGTTCATAAGGTTATCCAAGGATTGTGCCTGGGCCTCGGTACGAGGGAAACCGTCGAAAATAAAACCATTGGCATCCGGGTTCTTGTCTACCTCGGCATTGAGCATGTCTATGGTCACTTGATCGGGTACTAACTGACCCTTTTCTATATACTTCTTGGCCAATCTTCCCAGCTCAGTATTGTTTTTCATGTTAAAACGGAATACTTCCCCAGTGGAGATATGAACCAATTGATACTTTTCTTTTATGACATCTGCCTGAGTACCTTTTCCAGCACCCGGAGGCCCAAATAAAACGAGATTGATCATGAACTTGTTTAAAGATTATCGCCTTTATGCAGGCGGTTATTTCACGCGGTTGCAAAGATAAGAATTGCCCAGAAGATTGTACCTTTGCTACATGGCAAATTATTTTTCTTCCTCCTTCACATTAGGAATACTGGGAGGCGGACAATTGGGAAAAATGCTCCTCTACGAAACCCGGAAATACGACATTGCCACCCGGGTTCTGGATCCAAGTGATCAGGCTCCATGCCGCATTGCGTGTAATGACTTTCAACAAGGTGATCTGATGGATTACCAAACTGTCCTCGATTTCGGTCGAAAGGTGGACTTGTTGACCTTCGAGATCGAGGGTGTCAATGTAGATGCATTGGAGACCTTAGAGCGCGAAGGCAAAAAAGTCTATCCCTCGTCCCATACTTTACGACATATACAGAATAAAGGCATCCAAAAGGAGTTCTACAGGGATAACCATATCCCTACTGCATCTTTCCATCGTTTTGAATCCCTTCAAGCTTTGCGAACGGCCATTAAAGAGGACCGGGTAAGATTACCCTTTGTTTGGAAAAGCTGCGTTGGTGGATACGATGGTATGGGTGTCAGCATAGTGAAGGACCTGTCCAGGCTAGATCAATTGGCGGATGTGCCATGTATTGCAGAGGATCTGATCCCATTTAAGAATGAATTGGCCGTTATTGTGGCCCGTTCTCCTCAAGGGGAATTGACTACCTATCCGGTGGTGGAAATGGAATTTCATCCAGAGGCCAACCAGGTGGAGTACGTCCTGTGTCCGGCTCGCATTGACGATGAGGTTGCCGAAAAGGCCAGGAATGTAGCCAAACAAGTCTCGCAGGCATTAAGTCATGTTGGGTTATTGGCGGTCGAGCTGTTCCAAACCGAGGATGACCAAATTTTGGTTAACGAGGTAGCTCCTCGTCCCCATAACAGCGGCCACTATAGCATTGAGGCCAGTTACACCAATCAATTTGAACAACATCTCAGGGCCATTCTGGACCTTCCCTTGGGCAAGACAGATAGTAAAGTTGGGGTGTTATGGTCAACTTGGTGGGAGCCGAAGGTCATACCGGCCCGGTGGTCTACGAAAATATTGAGAAGATCATGGCCATGGAAGGGGTTACTCCGCATATCTACGGTAAAAGTGAAACCCGACCTTTTCGAAAAATGGGACACGTGACCATAGTGGATAAGGAATTGAATAATGCTCGGCAACTGGCCGAGTCCGTCAAAAATAGTATTCGTGTAATCAGTAATAGCAGCAATCATGAGTAAAGTGGGTATAATTATGGGTAGCACCAGCGACATGCCGGTTATGAAAGATGCAGTCGAGATCCTCAAAGGATTTGACATTGAGGTAGAAGTAGACATTGTATCGGCACATCGTACCCCGGATAAATTGTTTGATTATGGTAAAAATGCACATGAAAGAGGTATTTCAGTGATAATTGCCGGAGCTGGAGGTGCGGCTCACCTACCTGGGATGATTGCTTCATTGTCGCCGCTGCCAGTGATCGGTGTCCCTGTCAAGTCCAGCAATTCCATAGATGGTTGGGACTCCGTACTTTCTATCCTACAAATGCCGGGCGGAGTGCCCGTAGCCACAGTTGCTCTTAACGGTGCCAAGAATGCAGGTATACTTGCTGCTCAGATCATCGGAAGTGCAGATAAATGTGTTCTGGACAAAGTCCTTGTCTACAAAGAAGGACTGAAGAAGAAAGTGGAAGAAGGCGCCAAGGATATCAAAACCCAGCACTAGATCATGACCAACACCAATCCCCTGCTGCAGGATTTCGACACCCTGCCATTTGACCGTATAAAAAATGAACATTTCCTGCCAGCGATCAAAACCCTGATCAAGGAGACCAACAAGGAAATTGATCGGATTACGGACAATCCCGAAACACCGGATTTTTCGAACACCATAGAAGCCCTGGAACGCACCGGCGAAAAACTGAATATCGTATCCGGTACCTTCTTCAACTTGAACAGTGCTGAGACCAACGAAGAGCTACAGGCCCTGGCACAGGAGATATCTCCAATATTAACGGAATTTCGGAATGATTTCATGCTCAATCAACCCCTCTTCCAAAGGGTTAAGAATGTCTATCAGAAACGTGAGGAACTAGACTTGAACCCGGAAGAGCAAATGTTGTTGGATACCCAATACCAGGCATTTGCCCGCAATGGTGCAAATCTTCAGGATGAGAAGAAGACACGTCTACGGGAGATCGATACACGGCTAGCCAAACTTTCCCTGAGCTTTGGGGAAAATGTATTAGCGGAGACCAACAAGTACGAGTTGCATTTAACCGACGAAAAACAGCTGGAAGGATTGCCGGAAAGCGCGCGTGAAGCTGCAGCGTTGACCGCTACCGAGAAAGAAAAAGATGGCTGGATCTTTACCTTGGATTACCCCAGTTACCTGCCGTTTATGACCTATGCGGATTCTCGGGAACTCAGACAAGAACTGGCCATAGCAAACGCTACTAAAGGGTGCCATGGTGACGAATTGGACAATCAGGAGATCGTTAAGGAGATTGCTGGTTTGCGGCTAGAGCGAGCTCAACTTTTAGGATTCCAGACCCATGCTGATTATGTCTTGGAGCGTCGAATGGCTAAATCGGCAGATACGGTGAACTCCTTCCTGGATGAGTTATGCCAGAAAGCCCGGCCTGCAGCAGAAAAAGAATTTGCCCAATTGGGCCAATTTTCCAGAGAATTGAATGGTCCTGAACAACTGGAGATCTGGGACGGTGCCTATTACTCCGAAAAGCTGAAACAGAAGTTATTCGACCTGGACGACGAAATGCTGAAACCCTACTTCCCTTTGGAGCAAGTTATAAACGGGGTATTCGAGATCGCAGGAAGACTATACGATCTCAGCTTTGAAGAAGTTGATGACATTGCTGTTTATCATCCCGACGTAAAGACCTACCGGGTATCGACCTCCGATGGGAGATTGAATTCCATCTTTTATGCAGATTTCTTCCCAAGAGCCGGGAAGCGCGGTGGTGCTTGGATGACCAGCTACAGCCCTCAACAGATAGTGAATGGGATCAACAGCAGGCCTCATATATCCATCGTCTGTAACTTCACCAAACCTACCCCAGACAAACCGTCATTATTGACCTTTAACGAGGTCACTACACTTTTCCATGAATTTGGTCATGCCCTCCACGGTATGCTGGCCAATACTAAATATTCAGGACTGAGCGGCACCAATGTATATTGGGACTTTGTAGAATTACCCAGCCAGATCCTGGAAAACTGGTGTTACGAAAAAGAAGCATTACTGCTGTTCGGGCGCCACTACCAGACCGGAGAACCTATCCCCATGGAATATATTGAGAAGATCAAGGCGTCCGCTAACTTTATGGAAGGGATGCAGACCTTAAGACAGTTGAGCTTTGGGATGTTGGACATGGCCTGGCACCATGCCTTTGCCGGTGAGATCGATTCTGTTAAGGCGTTTGAATCTGAAGCCATGAACAGCACCAGATTGTATCCGGATGTGGCAGAAAGTTGTCGGAGCACGGCCTTCTCACATATTTTCCAGGGAGGCTATTCTGCCGGTTACTACAGCTACAAATGGGCAGAAGTCCTGGATGCAGATGCTTTCGAGTATTTTAAGGAAGAAGGTATCTTCAATAAGAAAGTTGCGCAACGTTTTAACGACCATATCCTTTCAAAGGGAGGTACAGAGGACCCAATGGAACTCTATATTCGTTTTAGAGGTCACAAACCGGATCCGGAAGCCTTGTTACGAAGAGCAGGCTTGATAGCAGCTTCCTGAGCTTTGTCAAAATGATTATTTTTGAAGGGTAACTCCAGTAAATGTCAGCTAATCAACCTGAGCCACAACATTGGGTAGACCGCTACTCAGACTACCTTTACAATTACACCATTGTAAGGGTAAACGATCATGTTGTAGCCCAGGATCTCATTTCTGAGACTTTCCTGGCAGGGCTTAAATCCATGGCCAACTACAAGGGTGACGCCTCGGAAAGAACTTGGCTCATATCCATACTCAAGCGAAAGATAATCGATCATTATCGTAAGAGCAATTCCAAAAAAGGGAAGGCTGAGGTCCGTATGTCTTACAGGCAAGACGAAGATGAGGGCGATTGGCTATCCGAACGGGTAAGTGACCCTTACGATAAGAATGCTGAAGACCTGATGCAGAACGAAGAACTGGGTACCGCCATTTTTGGTTGTCTGGACCAATTGAGCGATAAACAAGCAACCATATTCAGAATGAAAACCATAGATGGAATTGACACTGAGACCATCTGTAATGAATTTGACATCACTGCGTCTAACCTATGGGTGATTATACACCGGGCACGTAAGGCTATGGCCGACTGTCTGGAAAAAAACTGGTTCTAAACCGATGAAAGTAAAAGTAACATGCCAGGAGGCCAATCACATTTGTGATAAGAATCAATACCGGGAAGCATCTTTCTGGGAGAAGGTTCGTCTGAACATACACCTGATCTATTGCCGGGCTTGTCGGAAATACACGGCCCGAAATATGAAATTAACCAAGGCCATGAAGAATCCAGAGGTCAAGACTATGGAGGACGGAGCCAAACAAGATCTCAAGGCCAGGCTGGAAAAGGAAATGCTCAACCACTAAGGGATAAGGCCAGCAAATAACCGGCAATCGGAATCCCTTCTACCCAAAACGAAGCAAAAAAAGGTCGTTGTTCGCTTCGTGACAATAGCAAACTCAAGTAGGAAATCACCACCAGGTAAATCAGAACAACCATATGCACATGGATCTGTGTTGATTTGGCAAATTCCATCCCAACGATGATCAGAGCCAGGATGAACCCAAACTTCTTGGTTCCCTCAATTCCTAGTATCTGGGGCAAAGTACCCAGGCTAGAATCATCTTCCTTCAGATCCCTGATCTCAAAAGGCAGGGTCAGGAGCACGATAAAAAGAAATCGCTGGGTAATACTGAACAATAGGTCGCCCTTTAACTCCAACCCAGCCGAATAGATCGCGGGACATATGGTAACCCCGGTCCAAACCAAGGCTACTAACAAAATTTTTAATCCGGAACGGTTTCTGAGATTTCGGCTCTTGTTTAAAGGAAAATCGTAAAATAGAGTGACCAACCCCATTGCGCCCATTACCAATAGCAACTCAGTATCGAGGGAGATGGACGAATAGACTATACCGATACCCGCCAGCATATTTACAAACCAGAATAACCAAACCGGGATTGGAAGCTCCGAATGGCCCTCCTTGATGCTTCGATAATACTTAATGAAATTATAGCCGATCAACGTCCCACAAAAAATGAGCAGGTAGACTCGAAAATCCAGAGAAGTGTTGAATTCCAAGGCAGAGATGCCCAATAGAGAAATAACCGCTAAGCCCACGTGCATACTGCTTTCCACATAAAATGACAACCAGGGCCGTAATCGCATCATTGAACAAAATTAGCCAAATGTTAGCAAGTGCCCTTTTTAGTTAAAAAAAACAGTGTTAGGGGCTCGTTAAAACAACCTTTTTTAGCTGTTTTCGTCGTAATTTTGCGAAAATTCCGAAACTGAAGAATATATGAATTTCGACTCTTTCGCTTTAAGACATATTGGACCTCGCCGCAGTGACCTGCAATCCATGTTGGAAACCATCGGGGCTGAGAGTATGGAACAGTTGATTTATGAGACCATCCCTCCAGACATTCGTTTAAAGGAGGATATCCAACTGGATCCGGCTATGACGGAACAAGAATTCCTGGAACACGTGAATCACTTGGCGGAGAAGAACAAATTGTTCAAAACCTATATAGGTCTGGGATATCACCAAACCCACACTCCTCCGGTTATTCAGCGTAACGTATTGGAAAACCCGGGTTGGTATACAGCCTACACACCATACCAGGCAGAGATCGCCCAGGGTAGATTGGAAGCATTGCTCAACTACCAGACCATGATCACAGACCTGACCGGTATGGAGTTAGCTAACGCTTCTCTCCTGGATGAAGCAACAGCCGCTGCAGAAGCGATGTCGCTGTTGTTCTCGGTCAGGGAACGCCACCAGAAAAAAGAGAACATCTGTAAGTTCTTTGTTTCTGAAGAGGTACTTCCTCAGACCAAATCGGTTCTTCAGACTAGAGCCATTCCAATTGGAGTGGAGCTGGTTTTCGGTAATCACGAAGAGTTTGATTTTTCAACCGAATATTTCGGCGCCCTTTTACAATACCCGGGCACGAGTGGAAGGATTTACGACTATGGTCAGTTTATAAGCCAATGTAGAGAATCGGGAATCAAAGTAGCTGTTGCTGCGGACCTTCTCAGCCTGGTCCTGCTTGAATCTCCCGGACAAATGGGAGCTGATGTAGTTGTAGGTACCAGTCAACGATTTGGTATTCCACTTGGATACGGAGGGCCACATGCTGCCTACTTCGCAACGAAAGAGGCCTACAAGCGAAACATACCTGGTCGAATCATCGGGGTAACACGGGATGTGGATGGAGGCCGCGCTTTGCGCATGGCCCTGCAAACCCGTGAACAACACATTAAACGTGACAAGGCCACCTCGAACATCTGTACAGCACAAGTTTTACTGGCAGTTATGGCTGGTTTTTACGGAGTCTATCACGGAAGTGAAGGGCTGAAGTTCGTAGCCCGGAAGGTTCACAATTCTGCCGCTACCCTTGCAGATGCCTTGGAACGACTTGGTCTTTATCAGATCAATGAGCATTATTTTGACACAATTGCGGTAAAAGCCGATGCCGAAAAGACCAGATTGATCGCCGAAGCTCATGAGATCAATTTCTACTACCCTGATTCGGATACTGTCTCCATCGCCGTAAATGAGACCACTACCATCAAAGACATCAATGCCATCATTGAGGTGTTTGCTTTGGTATTGGGCAAGGAGATTAGCAGCGTCGAAGATCGCCTGGAGGGAACAGCTATTCCGGAGTCTGTTCAAAGAAATACAGATTTTATGACCAATGAGGTCTTTAATCGGTACCATAGCGAAACGGAACTGATGCGTTACATAAAGAAGCTTGAACGAAAGGATCTTGCTCTAAACCATTCTATGATCTCCCTGGGGTCTTGCACCATGAAGCTGAATGCCGCAGCCGAGATGTTGCCACTCAGTGATGCGAGATGGGGAAGTATTCATCCCTTCGTACCGGTAAAACAAGCCAAAGGTTACCAGCAAATGCTTCAAAAGCTTACAGATCAACTTACCGAGATCACAGGCTTTGCCGGTACTTCTCTTCAGCCCAATTCCGGGGCTCAGGGAGAATATGCTGGCTTAATGGTGATCCGTGCTTACCACGAATCCAGGGGTGATAGCCACAGGAACATTTGCTTGATTCCATCTTCTGCACACGGAACCAACCCTGCCAGTGCGGTTATGGCCGGAATGAAGGTGGTAGTTACCAAAGCAACTGAAGAAGGAAACATTGATGTGGACGACCTTCGGGCCAAAGCCATAGAACACAAGGAT contains:
- the gcvP gene encoding aminomethyl-transferring glycine dehydrogenase; protein product: MNFDSFALRHIGPRRSDLQSMLETIGAESMEQLIYETIPPDIRLKEDIQLDPAMTEQEFLEHVNHLAEKNKLFKTYIGLGYHQTHTPPVIQRNVLENPGWYTAYTPYQAEIAQGRLEALLNYQTMITDLTGMELANASLLDEATAAAEAMSLLFSVRERHQKKENICKFFVSEEVLPQTKSVLQTRAIPIGVELVFGNHEEFDFSTEYFGALLQYPGTSGRIYDYGQFISQCRESGIKVAVAADLLSLVLLESPGQMGADVVVGTSQRFGIPLGYGGPHAAYFATKEAYKRNIPGRIIGVTRDVDGGRALRMALQTREQHIKRDKATSNICTAQVLLAVMAGFYGVYHGSEGLKFVARKVHNSAATLADALERLGLYQINEHYFDTIAVKADAEKTRLIAEAHEINFYYPDSDTVSIAVNETTTIKDINAIIEVFALVLGKEISSVEDRLEGTAIPESVQRNTDFMTNEVFNRYHSETELMRYIKKLERKDLALNHSMISLGSCTMKLNAAAEMLPLSDARWGSIHPFVPVKQAKGYQQMLQKLTDQLTEITGFAGTSLQPNSGAQGEYAGLMVIRAYHESRGDSHRNICLIPSSAHGTNPASAVMAGMKVVVTKATEEGNIDVDDLRAKAIEHKDNLAALMVTYPSTHGVYESAIREITGIIHQYGGQVYMDGANMNAQVALTHPGAIGADVCHLNLHKTFAIPHGGGGPGVGPICVAEQLVPFLPSNPLIETGGDQAITAISAAPFGSSLVCMISYGYISMLGVSGLKRSTEYAILNANYIKERLKDQFPVLYTGERGRAAHEMIIDCRPFKEKGIEVTDIAKRLMDYGFHAPTVSFPVAGTMMIEPTESESKEELDRFCEAMIAIREEIDAVDAGDTNNVLKNAPHTQAMVTADVWELPYNRQKAAFPLDYVADNKFWPSVRRVDDAYGDRNLICSCEPIEAYMEA